The DNA region GCAATATCAAATCCTGCGGCTTCCAATCCCAAGGACATTCCGCCACAGCCCGCAAACAAATCCACCACCAAAGGTCGTTGTCCCAACACCCACACCAACTAGTTCTTTTGTATTATATATCCCAAGAGAAAAAGAGGCAGCGCGATCGCCACCCCTTTCTGAAAATGTATTAATGCTTCAGAAATTGATGAGCCTAGACAGTCACACCTACTTCATCATTTAAACGATCAAGCTGACGGGTGAGCAAACTAAGGAACAAACCAACATCAGTCACAACGCCCACAGACTCCACAGAACCACGATCACTCAATTTTGTAACCACAGCAGGATTAATATCCACACAAACCATCTTCACGCCAGCAGGGGTCATATTCCCCACACCGATGGAATGGAGCATCGTAGAAAGCATCAAGACCATATTTGTGCCTTCGAGGAGACGCGAATACTCAGTCTGCGCACGAATTAAATCCATTTCGGTATCAGGTAAAGGCCCGTCATCACGGATAGAACCCGCCAAACAGAAGGGCACATTTTTCTTGACGCATTCATACATGACACCCTTCGTGATCAAACCCTTCTCGACCGCATTGGCGATACTGCCGCAGCGACGCACGGTATTAATCACTTTGAGGTGATGGCGATGGCCGCCCCGCACTGGCACACCTTTATTCATATCGACGCCGAGGGATGTGCCCATCATCGACTGCTCAATATCATGGACGGCGATCGCATTACCACCGAGCAGCGTTTGGACATAACCCTGACGAATCAGACTAGAGAGATGCTGAGCACCACCAGTATGAATAACAACCGGGCCAGCAGTCACCGCAACTTTGCCGCCTTGCGAGCGGATTTTTTGGAGTTCCCAAGCAATATTTTCAACGACAAGTTCAACGCGCCGCTCACTGGACACCCCAGCGCCCATAAAGCTAAATTCTTGCTTATCTTGAGAGGCATGTTTCGTTGTTTTGTGATTTGTGCGAATCCCATCGACACCTACCACAACTTTTTCACCCACCTGTAAATCTCGCAGCAATCGACAACGTGCTTGAATTTGACCGTTATTTTCAGTGATGGCGATCGCCCCATCCATGCGTTGATGAGAAACAGAAATCCATTGACCTCGTACCCGCACTTCTGTCGGATAAATATTTGTCACGTAGAAATCATCTGGCGCAACCCCCATCTGACTGATGGTTTCCAGATCTGCATCTTTCACATCCTCATCAGATGCATTAATCGCCCCCATTTCAATGAGTGCCAACATCATGTCTTCCATCACTGTCGAAGAAGGCGCAGATACTCGAACATTCGCAGAAGAGGTATTTTTACGCTCGAGCCCAAGATTAAAATTCAAAACCTTGGCACTACCACCCTGCTCATTAATTAAATCCAGAGCAGTATTCAGAATGCCAGCATCCAACAAATGACCTTCTAAATGGATAATGCGGCTATCCACAGGATGATTAGCCTGAGGTTCACCTTGCACAGGCTCAGTGGTTTTGAGCGTTAAACATTTTGCTGCACCACCTGCTTTCAAAAACTCAGTGAGGGAGGTTTGGCGAGTCTTAAAGCCTTTGGCATGAATTGCGTTTTCTAGCTCGGTACTGATCTTATTCATAATGATCACGTCGCCGACATTAACCGCGTTACAGGCAAAGTTCACCGCATCTGGCTCCGGTACAACGATACGTTTTTCTTCAGGAATCCGCTTTTCGATCAGAGCATTGGAATAGGTATCAAATGCAGGTGGATAGTAGAGAACATAGCCATCATCGAGAGGGCAGAAACAAGTATCGAGATGATAGAAGCGGGGATCAATGAGGCGCAACGACAAAACTTCCACATCGAGCCATTGAGCAATATAAGCATGGGAATCCAACTCAGAACGGAACCCATAGCCAGCCCACAAGGCACCAGTGCCACGATCAAACAACGCATCACCCGCACCTTCGAAAGGCAAATCCTGAGGGAGCTCATAAACTTGAAAACCATTCTCAGCAAACCATGCTTTGAAATAAGGTTCTTCACCTTGACGTTCGGGATGATAGAAACGGCTGAGGATTGCTTTTTTGCCTAAAACCAAGCCAGCATTTGCAGTAAATACCATATCTGGCCAGCCTTTTGCCGGGGGCACCGACTCAACAATGGCGTGTTCTTTGATAATGGCGTGTAGTGCTTGCCACTGCTCAACAGCTTTTGCCTGGGAAGACTTATGTACATTGCCTTCCATCCATGGATTAATCACATAATCCACATCATAGTGATCCGGAGAACACATCAAAATACGAGTCTGGTCGGTCATGATAAATAATTGTGACGCAATAATATTGGTCGTTTTCTATAAAAGTTGAACTAGCTTCTTTGCGGCGATCGCCCCTCCGTGAATCCGAGTGCGACAGTTCAGTTACCGAACAAGCCAATTGAACATTCTAACGGGATGTCCCTTTGAGTAAAATCTTTTTCGTTATTATTTTCGCGTATTCCCAGCGATATAGGCGTTTTCCGTTGCCAAACCCTAACAATATTGCAGAACAAAAATAACCTTGCAACGTCTAAGTAAAGACATCACTCCATAATAATTTTGCGCAATAATGTGATCCCCTGAACAAAATATAGGGATCGCAAGCGCTATTCTAGTAGTAATACGTATATATCCCAGCTCCAACTGCCCCTAAATACGCAACGTTTTGTAACGAAATATTGTCAAGGGGTTCCGAACAGGGAATTTTAAGGTTAACGGATTCCAAGTAACTCTAAGGAGAATCAGTGCAATGACCGCTATGAACCAGTCCGACAAATCGTCTACCACTGGGACGGCTACTGCATCGACAGATGAATTTGCATTTTTCGATCAGACTGCTACCAGTAATCGTAATGGTCATACGACTGACTTGGTTCGTCTTTACCTGCAGGACATTGGCCGTGTTCCCCTCTTGGAAAGAGATGAGGAATTAACTGAATCTCGCAAGGTTCAAAATTATATACAGCTTTTAGACAAACGGCAAGAGCTGGCAGAGCAGGGCGACGAAATTCTCGCTACATTCTTAAAATTAATTGAAGTCCATGACAGACTAGCCATTGAACTGGGCTGTCGTCCAACAATGGGTCGTTGGGCTGCTGAAGTTGACTTAGATCGGGAAGTTCTCCGTCAGAAAATTCGTGAAGGCAAACAGCACTGGGCAGCATGTGTCGATCTAGACATCAAAGAGATCGAGGCAGTACTCAAAGCAGGTGCTAAGGCAAAGGAACACATGATCCAAGCCAATTTGCGTTTGGTGGTCTCCGTCGCTAAGAAATACCAAAATCGTGGTTTAGAACTTCTAGATCTCATTCAGGAAGGCACTTTAGGTCTTGAGCGAGCAGTAGACAAGTTCGACCCGACAAAAGGCTATCGTTTCTCCACTTATGCTTATTGGTGGATTCGCCAAGGTATCACACGGGCGATCGCCACCCAGAGCCGTACGATTCGTCTGCCAGTCCATGTCACGGAGAAGCTCAACAAAATCAAAAAAGCCCAACGACAGATTTCCCAAACCCAAGGTTGTACGCCTAGTCTCGAAGATGTCGCCAAGGTTTTAAACATGACTGCAGCCCAGGTTCGAGAAGTATTGCAGAAAGTGCCTCGCTCCGTTTCCCTGGAGATTCGTGTTGGTCAAGACCGTGACACAGAATTAGGCGATTTACTCGAAACAAAAGATGCTTCACCAGAGGAAAATCTCGTCAGAGAGTCTCTCCAGCGGGATCTTCGCAATCTCCTCGCAGAACTCACTGACCGCGAGCAAGAAGTCATTCAACTCCGTTACGGCCTTGATGATGGCAAAACCCACTCTCTAGCAGAAATTGGACGGGTTCTAGAGCTATCACGGGAACGTGTGCGTCAGATTGAAGCGAAGGCATTACAGAAACTACGTCAACCCAAGCGTCGCAATTTGATGCGTGACTATTTGGATACGCTTTCCTAAGTTTTTTAGTTTAATCAACAATCCCACTCAGACACTCTTATGGAGTGTCTTTTTTATTCGATGTCAATCCAAGGCAAAAATCTCTACAGCTGATGCTGGCAGGTTCTTGCCAAAGAAACCTTTTTACCGAGGAGAAAATAGGTTTGCATTAAACCTTTTCCCTTTACATCAATTGCTTCCCGTTGTTGGAAACAATATTGATCGCCCAGCTTTTTGTGAAAAGCTTCCGTCACCTGAATACTATTCGGCAACCCCAACGACTCCATGCGACTCGCCACATTAACTGAATCACCCCAGAGATCATAGATAAACTTTCTAGTACCAATCACCCCTGCAACAACAGAGCCACAGTGAATGCCAATACGCAGCTGCAAATTGTATCCACTGACTTGATTGAGGCGTTCCATCTCGCTGAGCATTTCTAGCGCCATATCCGCCATACACATTGCATGGCCTGGTTGTGGCATAGGTAAACCACCCGCAACCATATAGGCATCACCAATCGTTTTGATTTTTTCTAGACCATAAATTTCTGACAAACGATCAAATGACGAAAAAATATCGTTCAGGAGCGTCACAATTTCGGCTGGCTTTTTATTCGCCGAAAGAGCAGTAAAACCGACAATGTCAGCAAATAGAACAGAGACATTTGAAAAACCTTCGGCAACATAATGCCGATTTTCTTTCAATTCCTCAGCAACGGCAGCAGGCAAAATATTTAGGAGTAGTTCTTCTGATTTTTCTTGCTCACGGCGGACGTTTTGCTCTGCTTCAATGCGCTGTTGAATCTCAGTGGTAATACGCGTTAACATCGCACGGAATTCATCCATCACATCGCCTAGTTCATCTTTTCGTTGATGGTTTAGGGAATGGAGCTCAGCAGTATGAATTTGTTCTGGGTTAGAAATGACTAGTTCACCAGCAGTTTGCAGGTCTTCCCGTAGCTTGAGAATTGGTGCAATTACTAGAATTTGCATCACGATCAAGGTCGAAGCTGTTACAAACAGAGAAATAATAATCACGAGCAACCCAATCCGCAGTTTGTACTGGATGAGTTCGGTTTTGATCCCAGCGATATTGTGGCGGATAACGAGAGTACAGTTATGTTGTCCTAAGGCAGACCAGCTGCTGTCGTAAACATCTTCTGTCCAATTTTTGTAATAGGTCTGTCCACCTTCTATAGCCTGCCAATCTAAGGTCGGGCGATCACCAAAACTCGCAATGATTTGACCTACATTGTCATAGACCACAGCCCCTTGCAATGCCAGCATTGGACTCTTATCTTGCATCACAGCAGCCTGTAGTTCTTGGAGGAGCGTATCAGCTTGTGTTGAGGTTAGAGATGTTGCACCCTGTTGTGTCTTGGGTAAATTAGCGACTAGCCACGTGATTTTAATGGAAGTGTGATCTTCAAGCTGCCGGATGAACTCGCGTTCTTGTCGTCTTGCGGAGGGGACAAGAATAATCGCTTCAATAGCAACAATACTGGCAAAAATCCAAAATGCTACTCGCCGCGAAATACGTCGACTAAACAACTGTGCCAAAAAATGTAGTTTCGATCCCATAAATTCTGCCAAGCCCAGGTATCACAGAGTGGCTAATGGTAATGATGCAACCCTTCTTTGATCTTTCTTCGCTCATCCTAGCGAGCAGCCGTATAAAAATTGCGAATTTTATCTGAGATTTCCCTGCAAATTAGCATAAAAAAAGGGGCGATCGCCCCTCGATTGAACTATTTTTTAAAAGATTAATTAAGAAGGCAGCTGTAAACGTGCGTAGAAAATACCCCGTACACGAACCTCTTCAGGCTCTTCAGCACCAAGGTCAGTAGCAGAGGTTTGCTCACTTTCAAAAGTTCCAGCAATCTCGCCAGTTTCGATATCAATCTTCGCTACCTGTAAAGAAATTTCGCCTTTACGAGCATCAAGTTGCTTGATGTTTGCACGAACAAGTTCATCTTCATCCGCTTGGGAAGGCAATGCCACAGCATTGTCATAACCACTAGCAACACCACGAGCCTTAGGATCGAGGAATACTGCACCACGATAGGAAGGAACGCGAAAATCACCGACAAAATCAGTAGAAGTATTGATCGAGTCAGAAGCTGTTTGGGTCTTAGCCACAAGGTTCTTGATTGTGAAAAGGAAAGGAGTCTGCTCACCACCTGGGAGTTGAACAGTTACAGGCTGGAAGTCGATACCATCCAATTCCTTAAAGGTTAGGATGCCATCGTTACCGACAGTAATTTCACCAGTCATCTGCTCAAGGGAAGACGTGTAACGAGTCAGCATTTTGCCTTCGACAAATTCTGCTTCACGACGCTTATTGAGAGGTTCTTCCTTTACGAAATAGGTCTGAGGCTCTAGGCAGAGGTCAGAAAATTCAATAGTTTGCCCAGCTTCAACAGGGATAGAGCCACGGGTAAACTCAGCAATTTGGGGACAGGAATTGGCTAAACCTGTATTTAAAATTTGGTCGTATGTTAATTTTTGGACGTCTACGGACGCAGCATCAGGGGCTTCGCTACATGCTGCTGTCAGAACGCCGATACATAGAGCCAAGAAGGCTGCTAATAACGAACGGAACTTCATGACTAACCTCGTTTTTTGTCAATCTCAGGGCGGGACCTCTTGTCCGGTCCACTGGTATTTTAAAAAGTCTGGGATCTAATAAGGACAAGCTATCCAGTTTTATATCAGAACCTACTTTACCAAATTGGCATCGTTTATAGGTAACGATTCTTTACGGTCAAGGCGATCGCCACTGCATTTGCCAAGGATCGGGGATCACATTTCTCTGGAATTAGGGCAGCCAAGGATATTGCTGGAAATCTGGCGATCGCTTCTCTAAAAATGCCTGTTTACCTTCACGACCCTCTTCCGTCATGTAATAAAGCATCGTCGCATTACCTGCCAACTCTTGCAGACCAGCTTGGCCATCACAATCCGCATTTAAAGCAGCTTTTAAACAACGAATAGCAATCGGACTTTTCGATAAAATCTCCTGCGCCCACTGAATACCTTCTTCTTCGAGTTGCTCTACAGGCACCACAGTATTTACTAAGCCCATCTCTAATGCCTGTTGAGCATCATACTGACGACATAAGAACCAAATTTCCCGCGCCTTTTTTTGGCCCACAATCCTTGCCATGTAGCTCGCACCAAACCCACCATCGAAACTTCCGACCTTTGGACCTGTCTGACCAAAAATGGCGTTATCAGCAGCAATCGTCAGATCACAGAGCAAATGCAGTACATGACCTCCACCAATAGCGTAGCCAGAAACCAAAGCAATCACAGCCTTAGGCATCGACCGAATCAACTTCTGCAAATCCAACACATTCAGCCGGGGAACACCACCAGCATCTACATAACCACCTTCACCACGAACTGACTGATCTCCTCCAGCACAAAACGCATATTTCCCATCCGTATGAGGACCAGCACCAGTCAACAAAATCACTCCTATCCTCTGATCTTCCCTCGCATCGCAGAAGGCATCGTACATCTCAAACACTGTTTGTGGTCGAAATGCATTGCGTTTATGGGGACGATTGATCGTAATCTTGGCAATCCCCGGAGCCTTGTGATAAAGGATATCCTCGTAGCTTTTAGCTATTTGCCAAACAACAGAAGCCATACAAACTTAATTTTTTTTCAACATTCAATGCCAGTCATCTTATCTTATTCTTATTCATTTCCCAGGGATAGATAAGTTCAAAATCAACACAAAGAAATGAGGATAAGATGACTTTGAAAATATGCAGAAAATCATCACTTGAAATTATTTAAAAGCACAAAAAATAATTAATACTTGATCAATCCGAAAATTAAATCTACATTAAGTCCTGCTATGGATCGATGAAAAGTGGACCAATATATAGAGGGGATCAATATTTTTCTATTTTAAGAGCTTTACTATGAAGACCATCCATAAAACATTAAATCAACAATCTCTTACAGATGTAATAAGAGGTGTAGGGACAGGTCGTTGCCTCAAGATCCTTTGCCCCAACTGTGGTTCAGATGCAACTCGCAGACATGCAATCCACTCCAATCTCATTGAAACTGCCTGCCAAAACTGTGATTATTTTCTCGTGCTTTGCTCTGAAACGGGCAATGTAGTTGAAGCTTATGCACCAGGAATTCCTTTCAATTAAAAAATAAACCTTAGCCATTAAGAAAAATCACAGTGTTTGATACCATAACTGTTTTTTGTTAATGGCTTCTATATTTAGCTTGATTCAAAGTCTTAAATCAAGTTCTTCCGCTAAGGATAGACTTAAATATATGTCAGTTTGTTAACACTATGGTAAACAATTTCAGATTTTTTCTATATACATCATTATTTTTAGGTTGTTTTCACAAATATCTTGAGTATTTCGCAATTGAAAAATAGTCTAACTTATCAAAATAAATAAAAGCTTAAATTTTCTGCTTTGATGGCGATCGCCTAATGAATTCAGTCTTTAGGGAGATTGACTGATCCCGAATGTTTTTTTTCAGGAAAACGCGAACAATCAGTTATCCTAGATTGACACATTTTAGTTTTGGCAATCATTTAAGGAGTCAGAGTGGATATTCAGATTGGTCGTGGCAAAACAGCTCGTCGAGCTTACGGATTTGATGAGATTGCCCTGGTACCGGGTGGTCGCACCTTAGATCCAGAATTAGCTGATACTAGCATCAAGATTGGTGATATCGAGCTGAGCATTCCAATTCTGGCGAGTGCAATGGATGGTGTCGTAGATGTTAAAATGGCGGTCCTTCTCTCAGAGTTAGGAGCCTTGGGTGTCGTCAACCTAGAAGGTATTCAGACCCGCTATAGTGATCCCAATCCAATCCTTGATCGCATCGCAGCAGTCGATAAATCAGGATTTGTGGAGCTCATGCAAGAGCTATATTCTGAACCCGTTAAGCCAGAATTAATCACTGATCGTATTAAAGAAATTAAATCTCAAAACGGTTTAGCCGCAGTAAGTCTTACCCCTGTTGGCGCGACTAAATACGGCAAGGTTGTCGCTGATGCAGGGGCAGATATTCTCTTTATCCAGGCGACAGTTGTATCAACATCCCATCTTTCCCCAGAAGGAATTACCCCTCTTAACCTCAAGCAACTCTGTGAAGAGATGCCGATGCCCGTAGTTTTGGGTAACTGCGTCACTTATGATGTTGCCCTTGAGTTAATGCGTGCAGGTGCAGCGGCAGTTTTGGTTGGTATTGGTCCTGGTGCAGCTTGTACTTCTAGGGGTGTGCTTGGAGTCGGTGTCCCTCAGGCGACTGCTGTTGCAGATTGTGCAGGTGCGCGGGATGACTATCAGAAAGAGTCTGGTAAATATGTGCCGATAATCGCGGATGGTGGCATCGTAACTGGTGGAGATATTTGTAAATGTATTGCGTCTGGTGCTGACGCTGTGATGATTGGCTCTCCAATTGCACGTTCTGCAGAAGCTCCTGGCCGCGGTTTCCACTGGGGCATGGCCACGCCTAGTCCTGTTTTACCTCGTGGTACTCGTATTAATGTCGGTACCACTGGCAGTATTAAGCAAATCTTGACTGGCCCAGCAACTCTCGATGATGGAACCCATAATCTCTTAGGTGCTCTTAAAACCAGTATGGGAACGCTTGGCGCAAAGAATCTGAAAGAGATGCAAGAGGTGGAAATTGTTGTTGCACCTTCTCTCCTAACTGAAGGCAAGGTTTACCAAAAAGCGCAAAAGCTTGGTATGGGTAAATAACTTTTCTATATCACCCATTAGTCTGCGTTCAACAATTTATATCTAAACGATACAAAAAAAAGCATCATCTTATTGATGCTCTTTTTTATGCATATTCAGTGCAATCCATCTATGAGTGATCCATACGGATTGCGAGGATTATTACCAATGACGGCGAAAAATCAGAATTATAACGACAAGCTAGATATCAATATTGAGATAGCGAGCTTCTTCTTGAAGTTGACGAATCAAAGACTCATCACCTTGGCTGCGAGCAGATTCAAGGCGTTGTGCTAGACGACGTTGCAAGGAACTACGGTGAGCAGCTTTAGCCTGCTTGGTACGATTATGTCTGATATTAAGCATTTCTTTAAACCTCTCTTTCGGGCGCTAACCTTCCTTTACCATAACAAAAGAAGCATCATTTTGTAGCAAATGTTACAGAATACCAAAAAATGAGATCAATTGCTCTGCTGACTGATTTTGGGTTGCAAGATGGATATGTGGGCATCATGAAAGGGGCGATCGCCACAATTTCAGCAACGATACCTTGCATTGATATTACCCATGACATTCCACCACAGGATCTGTGGGCTGGGCGATTTTGCTTGATGAATAGCGCGCCATATTTTCCTAAGAGAACAATTTTTCTCGGTGTCGTCGATCCAGGGGTTGGCAGCAATCGTCGAAGTATTGCGATCCAATTTGCAGAAGGTTTTTTTGTGGGACCGGATAACGGTTTGGCAAGTGGCTTATTGGATATATTTCAGGCGATCGCCGCTGTTGAGTTAAATAATTCAAAATATTGGCGCACTGAGCAAAACGTTAGCCAGACTTTCCATGGTCGAGATATTTTTGCACCTGTTGCTGCCCATCTCGCGACCGGTGTTTCCCTCAATAACATGGGTACAAATGTGGCGATCGACGCGCTCACCAAGCTCAAACTGGAACCCTACACCCGCAATCACAATCAAATAACTGGAACCATCCAGTATGTTGACCACTTTGGCAATTTGATCACAAATATTCCCAACCACTGCGCCAATGATCTAAGCGAGGTTGTCAGATTAGGCGATCGCCTCATTCCTAAAGTCACAACCTACAGCAATGTGCTCCCTAATCATA from [Leptolyngbya] sp. PCC 7376 includes:
- a CDS encoding GuaB3 family IMP dehydrogenase-related protein, with the protein product MDIQIGRGKTARRAYGFDEIALVPGGRTLDPELADTSIKIGDIELSIPILASAMDGVVDVKMAVLLSELGALGVVNLEGIQTRYSDPNPILDRIAAVDKSGFVELMQELYSEPVKPELITDRIKEIKSQNGLAAVSLTPVGATKYGKVVADAGADILFIQATVVSTSHLSPEGITPLNLKQLCEEMPMPVVLGNCVTYDVALELMRAGAAAVLVGIGPGAACTSRGVLGVGVPQATAVADCAGARDDYQKESGKYVPIIADGGIVTGGDICKCIASGADAVMIGSPIARSAEAPGRGFHWGMATPSPVLPRGTRINVGTTGSIKQILTGPATLDDGTHNLLGALKTSMGTLGAKNLKEMQEVEIVVAPSLLTEGKVYQKAQKLGMGK
- a CDS encoding S-adenosyl-l-methionine hydroxide adenosyltransferase family protein, translating into MRSIALLTDFGLQDGYVGIMKGAIATISATIPCIDITHDIPPQDLWAGRFCLMNSAPYFPKRTIFLGVVDPGVGSNRRSIAIQFAEGFFVGPDNGLASGLLDIFQAIAAVELNNSKYWRTEQNVSQTFHGRDIFAPVAAHLATGVSLNNMGTNVAIDALTKLKLEPYTRNHNQITGTIQYVDHFGNLITNIPNHCANDLSEVVRLGDRLIPKVTTYSNVLPNHICLLQGSHGWLEISANQNNAQQQLSLTVGTTLTLISQ
- the menB gene encoding 1,4-dihydroxy-2-naphthoyl-CoA synthase yields the protein MASVVWQIAKSYEDILYHKAPGIAKITINRPHKRNAFRPQTVFEMYDAFCDAREDQRIGVILLTGAGPHTDGKYAFCAGGDQSVRGEGGYVDAGGVPRLNVLDLQKLIRSMPKAVIALVSGYAIGGGHVLHLLCDLTIAADNAIFGQTGPKVGSFDGGFGASYMARIVGQKKAREIWFLCRQYDAQQALEMGLVNTVVPVEQLEEEGIQWAQEILSKSPIAIRCLKAALNADCDGQAGLQELAGNATMLYYMTEEGREGKQAFLEKRSPDFQQYPWLP
- a CDS encoding TIGR00300 family protein gives rise to the protein MTDQTRILMCSPDHYDVDYVINPWMEGNVHKSSQAKAVEQWQALHAIIKEHAIVESVPPAKGWPDMVFTANAGLVLGKKAILSRFYHPERQGEEPYFKAWFAENGFQVYELPQDLPFEGAGDALFDRGTGALWAGYGFRSELDSHAYIAQWLDVEVLSLRLIDPRFYHLDTCFCPLDDGYVLYYPPAFDTYSNALIEKRIPEEKRIVVPEPDAVNFACNAVNVGDVIIMNKISTELENAIHAKGFKTRQTSLTEFLKAGGAAKCLTLKTTEPVQGEPQANHPVDSRIIHLEGHLLDAGILNTALDLINEQGGSAKVLNFNLGLERKNTSSANVRVSAPSSTVMEDMMLALIEMGAINASDEDVKDADLETISQMGVAPDDFYVTNIYPTEVRVRGQWISVSHQRMDGAIAITENNGQIQARCRLLRDLQVGEKVVVGVDGIRTNHKTTKHASQDKQEFSFMGAGVSSERRVELVVENIAWELQKIRSQGGKVAVTAGPVVIHTGGAQHLSSLIRQGYVQTLLGGNAIAVHDIEQSMMGTSLGVDMNKGVPVRGGHRHHLKVINTVRRCGSIANAVEKGLITKGVMYECVKKNVPFCLAGSIRDDGPLPDTEMDLIRAQTEYSRLLEGTNMVLMLSTMLHSIGVGNMTPAGVKMVCVDINPAVVTKLSDRGSVESVGVVTDVGLFLSLLTRQLDRLNDEVGVTV
- a CDS encoding adenylate/guanylate cyclase domain-containing protein, translated to MGSKLHFLAQLFSRRISRRVAFWIFASIVAIEAIILVPSARRQEREFIRQLEDHTSIKITWLVANLPKTQQGATSLTSTQADTLLQELQAAVMQDKSPMLALQGAVVYDNVGQIIASFGDRPTLDWQAIEGGQTYYKNWTEDVYDSSWSALGQHNCTLVIRHNIAGIKTELIQYKLRIGLLVIIISLFVTASTLIVMQILVIAPILKLREDLQTAGELVISNPEQIHTAELHSLNHQRKDELGDVMDEFRAMLTRITTEIQQRIEAEQNVRREQEKSEELLLNILPAAVAEELKENRHYVAEGFSNVSVLFADIVGFTALSANKKPAEIVTLLNDIFSSFDRLSEIYGLEKIKTIGDAYMVAGGLPMPQPGHAMCMADMALEMLSEMERLNQVSGYNLQLRIGIHCGSVVAGVIGTRKFIYDLWGDSVNVASRMESLGLPNSIQVTEAFHKKLGDQYCFQQREAIDVKGKGLMQTYFLLGKKVSLARTCQHQL
- a CDS encoding photosystem II manganese-stabilizing polypeptide, which produces MKFRSLLAAFLALCIGVLTAACSEAPDAASVDVQKLTYDQILNTGLANSCPQIAEFTRGSIPVEAGQTIEFSDLCLEPQTYFVKEEPLNKRREAEFVEGKMLTRYTSSLEQMTGEITVGNDGILTFKELDGIDFQPVTVQLPGGEQTPFLFTIKNLVAKTQTASDSINTSTDFVGDFRVPSYRGAVFLDPKARGVASGYDNAVALPSQADEDELVRANIKQLDARKGEISLQVAKIDIETGEIAGTFESEQTSATDLGAEEPEEVRVRGIFYARLQLPS
- the sigC gene encoding RNA polymerase sigma factor SigC, with product MTAMNQSDKSSTTGTATASTDEFAFFDQTATSNRNGHTTDLVRLYLQDIGRVPLLERDEELTESRKVQNYIQLLDKRQELAEQGDEILATFLKLIEVHDRLAIELGCRPTMGRWAAEVDLDREVLRQKIREGKQHWAACVDLDIKEIEAVLKAGAKAKEHMIQANLRLVVSVAKKYQNRGLELLDLIQEGTLGLERAVDKFDPTKGYRFSTYAYWWIRQGITRAIATQSRTIRLPVHVTEKLNKIKKAQRQISQTQGCTPSLEDVAKVLNMTAAQVREVLQKVPRSVSLEIRVGQDRDTELGDLLETKDASPEENLVRESLQRDLRNLLAELTDREQEVIQLRYGLDDGKTHSLAEIGRVLELSRERVRQIEAKALQKLRQPKRRNLMRDYLDTLS